A genomic stretch from Penicillium digitatum chromosome 4, complete sequence includes:
- a CDS encoding Flavin-containing monooxygenase-like, with protein MDLIPSAFVERPLKIVVIGAGISGIQFAHDTTTSLSGVDLEIYDKNPSLGGTWYENRYPGCTCDVPSHTYQFNWAPNPSWSSLYPPAPEILKYLEDVVNRHNLRRFMTLNTQCVLAQWNEDSSKWKVVLCDVKSGEEKTVVADVFVYAVGRLNDYKFPKIAGQEKFRGIQVHTANWPAEITVNDKRVIVIGNGASAIQCVAALQPVVSQMINIARGPTWVLPHALAEDGTLQREYSTEQKNALQACPVRYYDFCISVEQRLAAGFMGLWRGTKSQAHFTSLAHSFMKSKITNPDLLKTLLPEFEAGCRRFTPGGPYLDALQKPNAGYVQDSISKLTEDSLITESGREYECDILVYATGFEPYQPRFLVTGRAGRSLNEDWDREGPCESYMAAMVAEFPNFFGKDPKAFCWSLYLAGISWTVFNPPICPVNGSAIPGIERASNYMIRILSRLQTDNLRSVSVTQRAQRAFNQWVQSRMPHMVWSGPCKSWYKNDNGKVVVPWPGTVLHYYAATEIVRWEDFDLVYENPDDPYASFGNGVTVDGFVPNHFPWVHPPMNFRKPEKKVESAS; from the exons ATGGATCTCATTCCAAGTGCCTTTGTGGAACGTCCATTGAAGATTGTGGTTATCGGTGCTGG TATCTCGGGAATCCAATTTGCACATGATACGACCACATCATTATCAGGGGTCGATCTCGAAATATACGACAAAAATCCGTCCCTTGGGGGTACATGGTATGAGAATCGATATCCCGG CTGTACATGCGATGTGCCTTCCCACACCTACCAGTTCAACTGGGCGCCCAACCCATCATGGTCATCGCTTTATCCTCCAGCTCCCGAGATTCTCAAATACCTAGAGGATGTGGTTAACAGGCACAATCTTCGCCGCTTCATGACTTTGAACACTCAATGCGTCTTGGCGCAATGGAACGAAGATTCTTCAAAATGGAAAGTTGTTCTCTGCGATGTGAAGTCCGGTGAAGAAAAGACCGTCGTTGCTGATGTCTTTGTCTATGCTGTCGGGCGATTGAACGACTACAAGTTTCCTAAGATTGCGGGCCAGGAAAAATTCCGCGGAATCCAAGTCCACACTGCTAACTGGCCAGCGGAGATAACGGTCAATGACAAGCGAGTGATTGTGATTGGAAATGGCGCAAGCGCCATTCAGTGCGTCGCAGCTTTACAGCCAG TTGTTTCACAAATGATCAACATCGCGCGAGGACCAACGTGGGTTCTCCCACATGCATTGGCTGAAGACGGTACTCTCCAGCGCGAAT ATTCAACCGAGCAGAAGAATGCTCTCCAGGCTTGCCCTGTGCGCTATTATGACTTTTGCATCTCCGTGGAACAGAGACTTGCCGCAGGTTTCATGGGACTCTGGAGAGGAACCAAATCCCAAGCCCACTTTACATCATTGGCACATTCATTCATGAAGTCCAAGATCACAAACCCCGATCTTTTGAAAACCCTTCTACCAGAATTCGAAGCTGGCTGTCGTCGCTTCACGCCCGGTGGTCCCTATCTGGATGCGTTGCAGAAGCCGAATGCCGGGTACGTGCAAGACTCCATCAGCAAGCTGACTGAGGACAGCCTTATAACCGAATCCGGAAGGGAGTACGAGTGTGATATCCTGGTGTACGCCACGGGATTCGAGCCCTATCAGCCACGATTCCTAGTCACTGGCCGCGCTGGACGTTCGTTGAATGAAGACTGGGATCGCGAGGGACCTTGCGAGAGTTATATGGCTGCGATGGTTGCCGAGTTCCCTAACTTCTTTGGTAAGGACCCCAAAGCTTTTTGTTGGTCATTGTACTTAGCCGGCATCTCTTGGACAGTCTTTAATCCCCCAATCTGCCCTGTGAATGGGTCTGCTATCCCCGGAATCGAAAGGGCCAGCAACTATATGATTCGAATCCTATCCCGACTCCAAACAGACAACCTGCGATCAGTCTCTGTGACCCAGCGGGCGCAACGTGCATTTAACCAATGGGTTCAGTCAAGAATGCCTCACATGGTCTGGTCAGGACCATGCAAATCATGGT ACAAGAACGACAATGGAAAAGTGGTTGTTCCCTGGCCGGGGACTGTCCTCCACTACTATGCAGCAACTGAAATTGTCCGCTGGGAAGACTTTGATCTCGTCTACGAGAACCCCGATGATCCATATGCAAGTTTCGGCAATGGTGTGACTGTTGATGGATTTGTGCCCAACCATTTCCCCTGGGTCCATCCCCCCATGAATTTTCGCAAGCCAGAAAAGAAGGTGGAGTCAGCTTCTTAA
- a CDS encoding Aldo-keto reductase, putative produces MADNKMEYVRLGNSGLKISKIILGTMGYGSKQWQDWVLDEEDSLPLIEHAYKQGINTWDTADVYSHGKSEEVVGKALKKYNIPRNRVVILTKCFFGVDDEGKFPPIAASATNDGPFVNRTGLSRKHIFDAVDASVERLGTYIDVLQIHRLDRDTPREEIMKALNDVVESGKVRYIGASSMAAWEFQSLQNIAERNGWHQFICMQNFHNLLFREEEREMIPYCQDAGVGIIPWSPIARGALARPWGSRETVRENTDGALKMFVRSRESEADKTIVDRVEEIANKKGVSMAQIATAWSLTHPGVNPILGLHSVKRIDEAVAAIKIQLSPEEIKYLEEPYVPKAVTALER; encoded by the exons ATGGCCGACAACAAGATGGAATATGTCCG CCTTGGTAACTCCGGTCTAAAGATCTCCAAGATCATCCTTGGAACCATGGGCTATGGCAGTAAGCAATGGCAAGACTGGGTCCTGGACGAGGAAGACTCACTGCCCTTGATTGAACATGCCTACAAGCAGGGCATCAACACCTGGGATACG GCGGACGTCTACTCCCACGGCAAATCCGAAGAAGTGGTCGGAAAAGCCCTGAAGAAGTACAACATCCCTCGCAACCGCGTGGTAATCCTAACCAAGTGTTTCTTCGGCGTCGACGACGAGGGGAAATTCCCACCAATCGCCGCGTCTGCCACAAACGACGGCCCCTTTGTCAACCGCACCGGCTTGTCACGCAAGCATATCTTTGACGCTGTCGATGCCAGCGTGGAACGTCTGGGTACATACATCGATGTGCTGCAGATTCATCGTCTAGACCGTGATACCCCCCGCGAGGAGATCATGAAGGCGCTAAACGACGTCGTCGAGAGCGGGAAGGTTCGGTACATTGGGGCCAGTTCG ATGGCTGCCTGGGAATTCCAATCCCTACAGAATATCGCAGAGCGCAATGGCTGGCATCAATTTATTTGCATGCAAAACTTCCACAACCTCCTCTTCCGCGAAGAAGAGCGCGAGATGATCCCCTACTGCCAAGACGCCGGAGTCGGCATTATTCCTTGGTCTCCGATTGCCCGTGGCGCGCTGGCGCGCCCCTGGGGCTCGCGCGAGACGGTGCGCGAGAACACCGACGGCGCGCTGAAGATGTTTGTCCGCAGTCGCGAGTCCGAGGCTGACAAGACTATTGTCGATCGGGTTGAAGAAATCGCTAATAAGAAGGGCGTGAGCATGGCTCAGATTGCTACTGCTTGGTCTTTGACTCACCCTGGTGTGAATCCCATTCTTGGACTGCATAGTGTCAAGAGGATTGATGAGGCTGTTGCTGCTATTAAAATCCAGCTGTCTCCTGAGGAGATTAAGTATTTGGAGGAGCCGTATGTTCCTAAGGCTGTCACTGCTCTGGAGCGGTAA
- a CDS encoding GPI mannosyltransferase 2: MAPVQPTTRPPPLFAKLLRLDNPIRSLTLAFWSWKVLVYIVVVACPGSGYDTSTSLISYVADPSTVANSESLSGPLQFARWDSIYYLDIAEKGYLFEQEWAFGWGYTKLLSIFVAGIRLSGGDAGPASTAMVGVVLSHVAHYLSVLALYRLSANIFGHATATQHLICFLSAALHIISPAGAFLSAPYGESIVSFFNMAGFYLYSSSLIAERNGATRLRDFRVLLSAVLFAAATMVRSNGILSGFLFAYDAAALAWKILTKGPTLHTAVRLAVILVGGCIVGSGMVIPQIMAFRMYCVSEDDLRPWCEWTLPSVYGWVQNHYWDVGFLRYWTVPNVPLFLLAAPMLAILCRSSLWALQSPSSSLTSPGSMLVRLAVPQGLLAVLALTSYHVQIINRISSGYPLWYWYLVTSAVDLSSSTPKQSRTLVAAVYSMVAYALIQGVLFGIPRRNEDTEAEVLNYSINKTNTSLSYCPLACREKQVPYANTTVLNTISGSKFRAFRSGSFRVSLES; the protein is encoded by the exons ATGGCTCCAGTTCAACCTACCACTAGGCCACCGCCATTGTTTGCCAAACTACTACGATTGGACAACCCAATTCGGAGTTTGACACTGGCATTTTGGTCATGGAAGGTCTTGGTGTACATCGTCGTTGTTGCCTGTCCAGGATCAGGCTATGATACATCCACCTCCTTGATCTCATATGTTGCTGATCCATCGACGGTTGCCAACTCCGAGTCTCTCTCGGGACCACTTCAATTTGCTAGATGGGACAGTATCTACTACCTAGACATTGCCGAAAAGGGATATCTGTTTGAGCAAGAATGGGCCTTTGGCTGGGGCTACACTAAGCTTCTATCCATTTTTGTTGCCG GTATTCGTCTCTCTGGCGGAGATGCTGGGCCCGCTAGCACTGCAATGGTAGGAGTGGTTCTCTCCCATGTTGCGCATTATCTGTCCGTGTTGGCGCTCTATCGTCTGTCGGCCAATATCTTTGGTCATGCAACTGCCACCCAACATCTGATTTGCTTCCTATCTGCAGCTCTTCACATCATCTCACCAGCGGGCGCTTTTCTGTCCGCACCCTATGGAGAGTCGATAGTCTCTTTTTTCAACATGGCTGGCTTTTACCTCTACTCATCATCTCTCATTGCTGAGCGCAATGGAGCAACGCGTCTACGCGATTTTCGAGTTCTCCTATCCGCAGTTCTGTTTGCGGCCGCCACCATGGTCCGTAGCAATGGGATTCTCAGTGGGTTCCTGTTTGCCTATGATGCAGCAGCTTTGGCTTGGAAGATCTTGACTAAAGGGCCCACACTACACACTGCTGTTCGCCTTGCCGTGATTCTTGTTGGTGGCTGTATCGTAGGATCTGGGATGGTCATTCCTCAAATTATGGCCTTTCGCATGTACTGCGTGTCCGAGGATGATCTTCGGCCTTGGTGTGAGTGGACTTTGCCTAGCGTCTATGGCTGGGTTCAAAATCATTACTG GGATGTCGGGTTCTTGAGATATTGGACTGTCCCCAATGTACCTCTTTTCCTGTTGGCAGCGCCCATGTTGGCCATTCTATGCCGATCCTCCTTGTGGGCATTACAAAgcccctcttcctccttaACAAGCCCGGGGTCAATGCTCGTTCGACTGGCGGTTCCCCAGGGTTTGCTGGCTGTCTTGGCATTAACCAGCTACCATGTCCAGATCATCAACCGCATCTCATCGGGGTATCCCTTGTGGTACTGGTATCTGGTTACTAGCGCTGTAGACCTCAGTTCAAGTACACCCAAGCAAAGCCGGACTCTTGTGGCCGCTGTGTATAGCATGGTGGCCTATGCGTTGATCCAGGGTGTtctttttg GTATTCCAAGAAGAAACGAAGATACGGAAGCCGAAGTCCTGAACTACTCAATTAACAAAACGAATACGAGCCTGTCATACTGCCCCCTCGCTTGCCGAGAAAAACAAGTACCTTATGCGAACACAACCGTGTTAAACACAATCTCCGGCTCCAAATTCCGCGCTTTTCGGAGTGGGAGCTTCAGAGTTTCATTAGAA AGCTAA
- a CDS encoding Proteasome activator subunit 4, putative — MEDSGRKAILTSDNFHHAQELSRATSPGGEPVAVNSEGEPIARVRPRTYPYFKYLPYQLEDETERNQNLREILNQLYIAVEAGDFNPGAVHWTRELRGWLSLKFDPTRAQRISLVKLYFELALAPGIDPSVAERFSSMFMLLTKRKHYLKPVKDLVLDWKPLYKELKAFVLPTESGLVHSTNLKRNVKTLTKLCAFAQLFIDPCELPAMLEEFLPHYTTSFSEGAFVVAGLINLLLPTSPAPDSRADLQPQSHLPTHFHLWSLVGRSKTFDTTYLDYLSRLARDSLPAAHIPFSEHGIFTKEQSALVFTAILRLLEIPVGQSTSPYSALVDISSGLGIMLDRDGRKHPVAHHIARWIVMSLSPACVDAEVSILTQLEGLIQAVETFFHPSNSGHWTKTLSQLVYYLTDFFVMRWNREQTGEMDVPPERQLNEPLKRRFVLCIRDVIFMGIYAKSSTAMTFSLSTLQGLAYLEPHLILPGALQRIYPALQGLVEVHRTASSLRAMTSLSRVISRTKGYRCHMTTLLGLTLPGIDANDLEKSLHALSFIQSACYNIPMVDLTQGRDDINCNMLAMQWISGEMERMEEQGSDVQLGYDTELDDETEELILRSSTCGFGDFTIAFLGRVFTLLENLPDVSRVRNGSPEENIVNTLPATFMPLLASLSPEYFDIALGKIVDFVSNHVIHQARDAMAFICNALCKVNPEKALKRFIPVLTAAIRTEIEDNGAGSTRTTGTDVLPRDRGLVWNVSMLSMCVVHVGSAVIGHRQELFDIAVYMQQNCRGIPTVHISNFIHHLLLNLTGTYTNDFSLYEPSVKANGIGPKLWSYQADVNNLNINWHVPTRREIEFAVDVFKIQTETALKSLSALTHETSIVKRDGSGKDWSDEVTRNLVLLRLVLSGVSVLFDPKAASTTTLGPSNGPSGDVEMGGDFGVSNDIEEDPDTVLDSSDDAIIRQAFTYPTGYALKEGDPLYTTIHELRERTGWVLHDVHRFLSDKQEDDVPCFGALYSAFRSWFVDVGIERSAHVLDRVTRLLAADIHPYKMSGMRKDYPRALLVRRANVYHLQRLRHNASPRPRSKLDEILLLDIAESCVSLYTETRRNAQNAGESALKAVYGGRLLVIPPLLTALQRGVKENDHARIKGALYSLLLSSVAKTVGRHWKYAPAVVRTFIDASAVDKPSVQKICSTAVFQVMDYGRAMERMAILDQEIVEAIAPTEDVTGQIEKKRAVVNSKRVAIEKKKADLAEELVNLARVSHWKIASRAATIVITMGLRFDYIASDNLIELMTLGSIDDHPGLRGMYSQALIALFTMIDVRAICTHEYKNYVLGHQRFPSKIKVATKPYEKGYTQEYISSFAKPEAEYYVDHDFPGWLVWGKTMPAYKSNVARDIEYDDVEWKVRTKMGKLFTREWFSKFFMYLKQEPRDPSADKFRMSCAMLLLYAFELMIRDGLTAASFEEIREEIKEVFEDGSDKHQHRATAEILGALISSVTDTGVEKRTMVWAYAFPIVRQIFTDGLTPENSGYWTTFLHMILQCRDPRRAWPLVDWLSSFRLDMSTNAAFKESSKINLLHQCIIDSGWHYQLEKPIVEDFLAHLDHPYKGVREAMGQTLATIYRTRYHESYPDVQHLLEAQKSASSVGTYPYPPTEDFTKVIHGVFTRIEEWRKARTPGQQTPSSYTSGSKTVLLWLDSTLSSHECTQLVSFFPNVFTAQLLHMMDVKEDPELQSLAYHVFRHLPNIPYPAEKNSEFIQSLIRIGQTSPSWHQRLRIMINIQIIYFRRLFLLDPADRDKLFECIASMLEDPQHEVRAGASATLSGMVRCSPVFLREKMVSRFHDRFTKVLADNPLPKKPKTFRSGIASSTVSSSAGAPTPEHNRLIIVRHGAVLGLGALIQAFPYNSPPPPWMPEALTSLSIRAANDPGIVGSSVKSIISEFKKTRQDTWHIDAKAFTSDQLEDLSGVLWKSYFA; from the exons ATGGAAGACTCCGGCCGCAAGGCGATTCTAACATCAGACAATTTCCATCATGCACAAGAGCTGTCCCGGGCGACCTCGCCCGGTGGTGAGCCCGTCGCCGTGAATAGCGAAGGCGAACCGATAGCCCGCGTGCGGCCCCGTACCTACCCATACTTCAAATATCTTCCATACCAGCTCGAGGATGAGACTGAGCGTAATCAAAATCTGCGAGAGATTTTGAACCAGCTTTATATTGCAGTGGAGGCCGGCGACTTCAATCCCGGAGCCGTGCACTGGACACGCGAGCTACGCGGATGGCTGTCGCTCAAGTTTGATCCAACCCGGGCGCAGCGCATCAGCCTTGTAAAATTGTATTTTGAGCTTGCACTTGCTCCTGGTATTGACCCGTCGGTCGCCGAGCGATTTTCGAGCATGTTCATGCTTCTCACGAA GCGCAAGCATTATCTAAAGCCAGTCAAAGACCTCGTGTTAGATTGGAAGCCCCTATACAAGGAGCTCAAGGCTTTTGTCCTTCCCACTGAGTCCGGCCTTGTTCACTCGACCAACCTAAAGCGGAATGTCAAGACCCTGACCAAGCTTTGCGCATTTGCTCAATTATTCATTGACCCGTGTGAACTTCCCGCCATGCTAGAAGAGTTTTTGCCTCATTATACCACATCGTTCTCAGAAGGTGCCTTCGTTGTCGCCGGGCTCATTAATTTGCTGCTTCCGACCTCCCCTGCTCCGGATTCGCGAGCCGATCTCCAACCACAGAGCCATCTGCCTACACATTTCCATTTGTGGTCATTGGTCGGTCGGTCAAAAACATTCGACACAACATATCTGGACTATCTCTCCCGGTTGGCCCGAGATTCTCTGCCGGCTGCTCACATTCCATTCTCCGAGCATGGTATCTTCACAAAGGAACAGTCTGCTCTCGTTTTTACCGCGATACTGAGGTTGTTGGAAATCCCGGTCGGGCAATCTACTTCCCCGTATAGTGCCTTGGTGGATATTTCGTCTGGTCTGGGTATCATGCTTGATCGCGATGGGCGGAAGCACCCGGTTGCTCACCATATTGCCCGGTGGATTGTAATGTCGCTTTCACCCGCTTGTGTGGATGCCGAAGTTTCTATTCTCACACAGCTGGAAGGACTCATCCAAGCCGTTGAGACTTTTTTCCACCCTTCAAACTCGGGCCATTGGACCAAGACTCTGTCACAACTGGTTTATTACCTGACCGATTTTTTTGTCATGCGTTGGAATCGCGAACAAACCGGTGAGATGGATGTCCCACCTGAGCGACAATTGAATGAGCCTCTGAAGCGGCGGTTTGTCTTGTGCATCCGTGACGTAATCTTCATGGGAATATATGCTAAAAGCAGCACTGCAATGACCTTCTCCCTGTCGACTTTACAAGGCTTGGCCTACTTAGAACCGCATCTCATCCTACCCGGGGCTTTGCAGAGAATCTACCCTGCGCTGCAAGGTCTTGTCGAAGTGCACCGAACTGCGTCCTCGCTTCGGGCTATGACATCGCTATCTCGTGTTATTTCACGCACCAAGGGTTACCGCTGTCATATGACAACCTTGTTGGGTCTGACCCTCCCTGGCATTGATGCGAACGACCTTGAAAAATCGCTTCATGCCCTGTCGTTCATTCAATCGGCCTGTTACAATATTCCTATGGTTGACTTGACCCAAGGGCGAGATGACATCAACTGCAATATGCTTGCCATGCAATGGATCTCAGGTGAAATGGAGAGGATGGAAGAGCAAGGGTCCGATGTGCAGCTTGGTTATGATACAGAGTTGGATGATGAGACCGAGGAATTGATCTTGCGCTCTTCGACATGTGGTTTCGGAGACTTCACGATAGCTTTCCTGGGTCGCGTCTTCACCCTCTTGGAAAATCTGCCCGACGTCTCCAGAGTTCGTAACGGTTCGCCCGAAGAGAATATCGTGAACACTCTCCCCGCCACGTTCATGCCTTTGCTCGCTTCTTTGTCCCCGGAGTATTTCGATATCGCTTTGGGGAAGATTGTAGATTTCGTGTCCAACCACGTCATTCACCAGGCTCGTGATGCAATGGCTTTCATCTGCAATGCCCTGTGCAAGGTGAACCCCGAGAAGGCCCTCAAGCGTTTCATCCCTGTCTTGACTGCGGCTATCCGTACCGAGATTGAAGACAATGGTGCCGGATCAACACGAACCACAGGAACTGATGTTTTGCCTCGTGATCGAGGTCTAGTCTGGAATGTCAGTATGCTGAGCATGTGTGTGGTGCATGTCGGCAGCGCCGTCATTGGCCACCGCCAGGAACTGTTTGACATTGCAGTCTACATGCAACAGAACTGCCGTGGCATTCCTACAGTCCATATTTCCAACTTCATCCACCACCTTCTGCTCAATCTGACTGGAACCTACACTAATGATTTTTCACTCTACGAACCTTCAGTCAAAGCGAACGGCATCGGGCCGAAGCTATGGAGCTATCAAGCTGATGTGAACAACCTCAACATCAATTGGCACGTGCCGACGCGTCGGGAAATTGAGTTTGCCGTCGACGTCTTCAAAATCCAAACAGAGACGGCTTTGAAGTCGCTGTCTGCGCTGACTCATGAGACATCAATTGTCAAACGTGATGGAAGCGGCAAGGACTGGTCGGATGAGGTTACTCGGAACCTTGTGCTCTTGCGGCTCGTGTTGTCTGGAGTTTCCGTTCTCTTTGATCCCAAAGCCGCATCAACTACAACGCTCGGACCTTCAAACGGCCCCTCTGGGGATGTTGAGATGGGTGGTGATTTTGGTGTTTCAAATGACATCGAGGAAGATCCTGACACTGTCCTGGACAGCTCTGATGATGCTATAATCAGACAAGCTTTCACCTACCCCACTGGGTATGCCCTCAAAGAAGGAGACCCGTTATATACCACCATCCATGAACTACGTGAGCGAACTGGTTGGGTCTTGCATGATGTACACCGGTTCTTGAGTGATAAGCAAGAGGATGATGTTCCTTGCTTTGGGGCTTTGTACTCTGCCTTCAGATCGTGGTTTGTTGATGTGGGCATTGAGAGATCCGCTCATGTACTAGACCGAGTAACTCGCCTCTTGGCCGCGGACATTCATCCTTATAAGATGAGTGGTATGCGAAAAGATTACCCCAGAGCCCTGCTTGTGCGCAGAGCCAACGTATATCACCTGCAACGGCTAAGACACAACGCTTCTCCCCGTCctcggtctaagcttgatgaaattcttcttcttgataTCGCCGAATCCTGTGTCTCTCTCTACACAGAGACGCGCCGTAATGCCCAAAACGCAGGCGAGTCAGCACTCAAGGCGGTCTATGGTGGCAGACTGCTGGTCATCCCCCCTCTACTCACGGCTCTGCAAAGAGGTGTCAAGGAAAATGACCATGCACGCATCAAGGGAGCACTTTACTCGTTGCTTCTGAGCAGTGTAGCCAAAACTGTTGGGCGGCATTGGAAGTATGCGCCTGCCGTGGTCAGAACCTTTATCGATGCCAGCGCCGTTGACAAGCCTTCAGTCCAGAAGATTTGCTCTACCGCAGTATTCCAGGTCATGGATTACGGTCGCGCGATGGAGCGAATGGCTATCCTAGATCAAGAAATTGTAGAGGCAATAGCTCCTACTGAGGATGTCACCGGGCAGATCGAGAAAAAGCGCGCAGTTGTCAATAGCAAGCGCGTTGCTatcgagaaaaagaaagctgACCTGGCCGAAGAGCTGGTAAACCTGGCACGGGTATCCCACTGGAAGATTGCTAGCCGCGCTGCGACCATTGTCATCACTATGGGTCTCCGCTTCGACTATATCGCCAGCGATAATTTGATCGAGCTGATGACACTCGGGTCTATTGACGACCACCCTGGCTTGCGCGGCATGTACTCCCAGGCGCTAATCGCGCTATTCACTATGATTGATGTGCGAGCAATTTGCACCCACGAGTATAAGAACTATGTTCTTGGTCATCAGCGCTTCCCGTCAAAGATCAAGGTTGCAACAAAGCCCTATGAGAAGGGATACACCCAAGAGTATATTTCTAGCTTCGCGAAACCTGAGGCAGAGTACTACGTTGATCATGATTTCCCAGGCTGGCTTGTGTGGGGCAAGACTATGCCTGCTTACAAGTCCAACGTAGCACGGGACATTGAGTATGACGATGTTGAATGGAAGGTTCGTACCAAGATGGGCAAGTTATTTACTCGCGAGTGGTTCTCCAAGTTCTTCATGTACTTGAAGCAAGAGCCACGGGACCCATCTGCTGACAAGTTCCGCATGTCCTGTGCCATGTTGCTTCTCTACGCATTCGAGCTCATGATTCGGGACGGGCTTACAGCCGCCTCGTTTGAGGAAATCCgagaagagatcaaagaagTCTTTGAAGATGGCAGTGATAAGCACCAACATCGTGCCACGGCTGAAATTCTCGGGGCTTTGATATCCTCTGTGACGGATACAGGCGTGGAGAAGCGGACTATGGTCTGGGCGTATGCATTCCCCATTGTACGGCAGATCTTCACCGACGGCCTCACTCCAGAGAACTCTGGCTACTGGACAACATTCCTTCACATGATCCTTCAATGCCGTGATCCCCGCCGCGCTTGGCCGTTGGTCGATTGGCTATCCAGCTTCCGTCTTGACATGTCGACCAACGCAGCTTTCAAGGAAAGTTCCAAGATCAACCTCCTGCATCAATGTATCATTGATTCTGGTTGGCATTACCAGCTCGAGAAGCCCATTGTGGAAGATTTCCTCGCACATTTGGACCACCCGTACAAGGGCGTCCGCGAAGCAATGGGTCAAACTCTTGCAACTATTTATCGTACGAGGTACCACGAGTCGTACCCTGATGTTCAGCATCTTCTAGAGGCCCAGAAATCCGCGTCTTCTGTCGGCACATATCCCTACCCGCCTACCGAAGATTTTACAAAGGTGATTCATGGAGTCTTCACTCGAATCGAAGAATGGCGGAAGGCCAGGACTCCTGGTCAACAGACACCCTCATCCTACACCTCGGGCAGCAAAACTGTTCTCCTTTGGCTGGATTCGACTTTGTCTTCTCACGAGTGTACCCAGCTTGTCTCATTCTTCCCCAATGTCTTCACCGCTCAGCTCCTGCACATGATGGATGTGAAGGAAGACCCAGAGCTCCAGTCCCTTGCATACCACGTTTTCCGTCACCTCCCCAATATCCCGTATCCAGCCGAGAAAAATTCTGAATTCATACAATCTCTCATCCGTATCGGACAGACATCCCCATCATGGCATCAGCGCTTACGTATCATGATCAACATCCAAATCATCTACTTCCGCCGCCTGTTCCTGCTCGACCCCGCAGACCGCGACAAGCTCTTCGAGTGTATCGCCTCCATGCTCGAAGACCCCCAGCACGAAGTCCGTGCTGGCGCCTCAGCCACACTATCCGGTATGGTCCGATGCTCGCCTGTCTTCCTGCGGGAAAAGATGGTCAGTCGCTTCCATGACCGCTTCACGAAGGTTCTAGCAGACAACCCTCTCCCTAAGAAGCCAAAGACCTTCCGCTCAGGAATCGCCTCCTCCACGGTATCGTCCAGCGCTGGAGCCCCTACTCCCGAGCACAACCGCTTAATCATTGTTCGCCACGGCGCTGTGTTGGGTCTCGGCGCATTGATTCAGGCCTTCCCCTACAACAGTCCCCCGCCTCCCtggatgcctgaggcattgACTTCACTCAGTATCCGCGCAGCCAACGATCCTGGCATTGTTGGTTCGAGCGTGAAGTCGATTATCAGCGAGTTCAAGAAGACTAGACAAGATACTTGGCATATTGATGCAAAG GCCTTCACATCGGATCAGCTAGAAGACTTATCGGGTGTTCTATGGAAGAGCTACTTTGCGTAG